In Pseudomonas sp. R76, one genomic interval encodes:
- a CDS encoding helix-turn-helix domain-containing protein: MTQATALRVQAFTTGDVAAQCSATPGWVQQYQQMSPGHFAGQIRYLDLQGVEVYEECMNTRVEQHFNAPPGSLAFCFDGSDNALYMLNGESRNTWITPENYREVAVVFGPQFVQRHGLDVAKLEGLFMAPLTCQQNALFTRWLSGTLTRLAATVDPISRDALTQQLLDDCLFILDNACVCLDRNSLQRRGEERRLMARIGEWAADAPDETVNLLELAQIAGVPLRQLQQGFKTYTGMSPAQWLRLRRLNGARRELLTAADTTVAEVAMNWSFWHLGRFSNSYRALFQELPSETLKRSC; the protein is encoded by the coding sequence ATGACACAGGCAACAGCTTTGCGCGTACAGGCCTTCACCACCGGTGATGTGGCCGCTCAATGCAGTGCGACACCCGGTTGGGTGCAGCAGTACCAGCAGATGTCCCCAGGGCATTTTGCCGGGCAGATTCGCTACCTCGACCTGCAAGGCGTCGAGGTCTACGAGGAATGCATGAACACCCGCGTGGAGCAGCATTTCAACGCGCCGCCCGGCTCGTTGGCATTCTGTTTCGACGGCAGCGACAACGCGCTGTACATGCTCAATGGCGAAAGCCGCAACACCTGGATCACCCCGGAAAACTACCGCGAAGTGGCCGTGGTGTTCGGCCCGCAATTCGTGCAGCGCCATGGCCTGGATGTGGCGAAACTCGAAGGCCTGTTCATGGCGCCGCTGACCTGCCAGCAGAATGCGCTGTTCACCCGCTGGCTCAGTGGCACCCTCACCCGCCTGGCCGCGACCGTCGACCCGATCAGCCGCGACGCGCTTACCCAGCAACTGCTCGATGACTGTCTGTTTATCCTCGACAACGCCTGCGTGTGCCTGGACCGCAATTCGTTACAACGGCGCGGCGAAGAACGCCGGTTGATGGCGCGTATCGGCGAATGGGCGGCGGACGCGCCGGACGAAACCGTCAACCTGCTGGAACTCGCGCAGATTGCCGGCGTGCCATTGCGCCAATTGCAGCAAGGCTTCAAGACCTACACCGGCATGAGCCCGGCGCAGTGGCTGCGTCTGCGGCGGCTGAACGGCGCGCGGCGCGAGCTACTGACCGCAGCCGACACCACCGTGGCCGAAGTGGCGATGAACTGGTCGTTCTGGCATTTGGGGCGGTTTTCCAACAGTTACCGGGCGCTGTTCCAAGAGCTGCCCAGCGAAACCCTCAAACGCTCCTGCTGA
- a CDS encoding TonB-dependent siderophore receptor, whose amino-acid sequence MVLRFRPVVTSRFALGLLLSGGIGNSLAAEIELPAVNVQGQDESGYRADTASVGGFNEAPLLDTPASITVINAAMLKDQQARLLSEVLRNDASVGDSYAPIGYYENFVVRGFSLNAASSYKINGRTITGEQNVALENKQQVEVLKGLAGLQSGISEPSGVINYVTKRPEDVRSVTVSTDDRGSGYIATDVGGWFGSEQQFGLRANVAHEDLNSYVEHANGQRDFVSLAFDWNISPDALLQLDAEYQNKQQRSVPGYQLLGGTDVPHDASPKKLLGHQSGSHQVGIDSLNLNGKFEYRFSDQWKASVSAARSKVVIDDYSSFAWGGDTQGVGNYFTPEGNYDIYDYRSPDDTRRDDEVQAAMTGLFDTAGLGHELTFGTSAFRRVIDKRQSVNEWIGSSNINEDAPTFTPTDKPLNDSHRNLDSRQYGLFVTDRIRFNEQWQTILGGREVRLDEKAFDENGTEARHTQQYVFLPQAALIYKPIENISLYTSYSKGLSLGGTAPWFATNQSETLAPTVSRQIEAGVKYDWRRISFAAAVFQTRQAYQYAKPDGAGNFTYVQQGQQKNTGVELSANGWATDRLQIATSVAAIRARVNDSGTPDYEGHQAINVPKLRASVYADYALPWVNGLAVLGGVQYSAKKYANRTGNVQVGDYAVVNVGGRYTTRVDGYETVFRLSVDNLFDKRYWRDAGEYMGDDYLFQGAPLTARLSASVNF is encoded by the coding sequence ATGGTTTTGCGTTTTCGTCCTGTCGTCACTTCACGTTTCGCCCTCGGCCTGCTGCTCAGCGGCGGCATCGGCAACAGCCTGGCAGCCGAGATAGAACTGCCGGCGGTGAACGTCCAGGGCCAGGATGAGTCCGGGTATCGCGCGGATACCGCCTCGGTCGGTGGCTTCAACGAAGCCCCGCTGCTCGACACCCCCGCCTCGATCACCGTGATCAACGCCGCCATGCTCAAGGACCAACAAGCCCGCCTGCTCAGTGAAGTGCTGCGCAACGATGCCTCGGTTGGCGACAGCTATGCCCCCATCGGTTACTACGAAAACTTCGTGGTGCGCGGCTTCTCGTTGAACGCAGCGAGCAGCTACAAGATCAACGGGCGCACCATCACCGGCGAGCAGAACGTCGCCCTCGAAAACAAGCAGCAAGTGGAAGTGCTCAAGGGCCTGGCGGGTTTGCAGAGCGGGATTTCCGAGCCCAGCGGCGTGATCAACTACGTGACCAAGCGCCCGGAAGATGTGCGCTCAGTGACGGTGTCCACCGATGACCGTGGCAGCGGTTACATCGCCACCGATGTCGGCGGCTGGTTTGGCAGCGAGCAGCAGTTTGGCCTGCGCGCCAACGTCGCTCATGAAGACCTTAATTCCTATGTGGAACACGCCAATGGCCAGCGCGATTTTGTGTCGCTGGCCTTCGACTGGAACATCAGCCCCGACGCGCTGCTTCAACTGGATGCGGAGTACCAGAACAAGCAACAGCGCTCGGTGCCGGGTTATCAGCTGCTGGGCGGCACCGACGTGCCGCACGATGCGTCGCCGAAGAAACTGCTGGGGCACCAGAGTGGTTCCCATCAGGTGGGAATCGACTCGCTGAACCTTAATGGCAAGTTTGAATACCGCTTCAGCGATCAGTGGAAAGCCAGCGTGAGTGCGGCGCGCAGCAAGGTGGTGATTGATGATTACAGCTCTTTTGCCTGGGGCGGCGACACCCAGGGTGTCGGCAATTACTTCACCCCCGAAGGCAACTACGACATTTACGACTACCGCAGCCCCGACGACACCCGCCGCGACGATGAAGTCCAGGCCGCCATGACCGGGCTGTTCGACACCGCAGGCCTGGGCCATGAACTGACCTTCGGCACCAGCGCATTTCGCCGGGTGATCGACAAGCGCCAATCAGTCAACGAGTGGATCGGCAGCAGCAACATCAACGAAGACGCCCCGACTTTCACGCCCACCGACAAACCGCTGAACGACAGCCACCGCAACCTCGACAGCCGCCAGTACGGCCTGTTCGTCACCGACCGCATTCGCTTCAACGAGCAATGGCAAACCATCCTTGGCGGCCGCGAAGTGCGCCTGGATGAAAAAGCCTTCGATGAGAACGGCACCGAAGCGCGCCATACCCAGCAATACGTATTCCTGCCCCAAGCCGCGCTGATCTACAAGCCGATTGAAAACATCTCGCTCTACACCAGCTACAGCAAAGGCCTGTCGCTGGGCGGCACAGCGCCTTGGTTCGCCACCAATCAAAGCGAAACCCTGGCCCCAACCGTCTCACGGCAAATCGAAGCCGGGGTGAAATACGACTGGCGCCGCATCAGCTTCGCCGCCGCCGTATTCCAGACACGCCAGGCCTACCAGTACGCCAAGCCGGATGGCGCGGGCAACTTCACCTACGTGCAACAAGGCCAGCAAAAGAACACCGGGGTTGAATTGTCAGCCAACGGCTGGGCCACCGACCGCCTGCAGATTGCAACGAGCGTGGCGGCGATTCGCGCACGGGTAAACGACAGCGGCACGCCGGACTACGAAGGCCACCAGGCGATCAACGTGCCCAAGCTGCGCGCCAGTGTGTACGCCGACTACGCGTTGCCGTGGGTGAATGGCCTGGCCGTGCTGGGCGGCGTGCAATACAGCGCCAAGAAGTACGCCAACCGCACCGGCAATGTGCAGGTGGGGGATTATGCGGTGGTCAATGTCGGCGGTCGTTACACTACCAGGGTTGACGGCTATGAAACGGTGTTTCGCCTGAGCGTCGACAACCTGTTCGACAAGCGCTACTGGCGCGACGCCGGCGAATACATGGGCGATGACTACCTGTTCCAGGGCGCGCCGTTGACGGCGCGCTTGAGTGCATCGGTCAACTTCTAG
- a CDS encoding carboxymuconolactone decarboxylase family protein — MQTRTDFYTASPDAMKAMLALETAVGKLSIELPLLELVRLRVSQINGCAFCLDMHTTDARKGGETERRLYTVSAWRETPFFTPRERAALAWAESLTLISQTHAPDEDFNALAAEFSAQEQVDLSVAIATINSWNRLAVGFRKMPK, encoded by the coding sequence ATGCAAACCCGTACCGATTTCTACACCGCTTCCCCAGACGCCATGAAAGCCATGCTCGCCCTGGAAACCGCCGTCGGCAAACTGTCTATCGAGCTGCCGCTGCTGGAACTGGTGCGCCTGCGCGTCTCGCAAATCAACGGTTGTGCCTTCTGCCTGGACATGCACACCACCGACGCCCGCAAGGGCGGCGAAACCGAGCGCCGCCTGTACACCGTGTCCGCCTGGCGTGAAACTCCATTCTTCACCCCGCGTGAGCGCGCCGCGCTGGCCTGGGCCGAAAGCCTGACGCTGATCAGCCAGACCCATGCTCCCGATGAAGACTTCAACGCACTCGCCGCCGAGTTCAGCGCGCAAGAACAGGTCGACCTCAGCGTGGCCATTGCCACCATCAACAGCTGGAACCGCCTGGCGGTGGGCTTTCGCAAGATGCCCAAGTAA
- the urtE gene encoding urea ABC transporter ATP-binding subunit UrtE, whose product MFKIDQLSCGYGQSQILHDLQLTVAKREIVAVMGRNGMGKTTLFKSLMGILPQWKGQVSVDGHDVSALETHERVARGIAYVPQGRMIFPSMTVLENIQTGLPASARGRVPEDLYALFPVLHDMQSRKGGNLSGGQQQQLAIARALATNPKVLLLDEPTEGIQPSIIKDIARTLKEIRHLRDLTIVVSEQVLSFTLEIADRFLVIEKGRFVVEETRDRVDEASISRYLSV is encoded by the coding sequence ATGTTCAAGATCGACCAGTTGTCCTGTGGTTACGGGCAGAGCCAGATCCTTCACGATCTGCAATTGACTGTGGCCAAGCGCGAGATCGTCGCGGTGATGGGCCGCAATGGCATGGGCAAGACCACCTTGTTCAAGAGCCTGATGGGCATCCTTCCTCAGTGGAAGGGCCAGGTCAGTGTGGACGGGCACGACGTGTCGGCACTGGAAACCCATGAGCGCGTGGCGCGCGGGATTGCCTATGTGCCCCAGGGGCGCATGATTTTCCCGAGCATGACGGTGCTGGAGAATATCCAGACCGGGCTGCCGGCGTCGGCACGCGGCAGGGTGCCGGAAGATCTGTATGCGCTGTTTCCGGTGCTGCATGACATGCAGTCGCGCAAGGGCGGCAACCTGTCGGGCGGCCAGCAACAGCAGTTGGCGATAGCGCGGGCGCTGGCGACGAATCCGAAGGTGCTGTTGCTGGATGAGCCGACAGAAGGGATTCAGCCGTCGATCATCAAGGACATTGCGCGCACGTTGAAGGAAATCCGCCATTTGCGCGATCTGACGATTGTGGTGTCGGAGCAGGTGTTGTCATTTACGTTGGAGATCGCGGATCGGTTTTTGGTGATTGAGAAGGGGCGGTTTGTGGTTGAAGAGACGCGGGATCGGGTCGACGAGGCAAGCATTAGCCGGTATTTGTCGGTTTGA
- the urtD gene encoding urea ABC transporter ATP-binding protein UrtD, whose protein sequence is MTAVGFEMKKPVLAIEGLTVSFDGFKAVDNLNLYIDRNEVRVVIGPNGAGKTTVLDLICGKTRATSGSIQFDGQELTRMREYNIVRAGVGRKFQNPSIYENLTVFENLEMSYPAGRKVWGALFFKRSAQVVARVEEVAREIFLGDLLQQQADLLSHGQKQWLEIGMLLMQDPELLMLDEPVAGMSVNERAQTAELLNRISQGRSVLVIEHDMEFVKSIAHKVTVLHQGKVLAEGSMESVQSNPKVIEVYLGH, encoded by the coding sequence ATGACCGCCGTCGGCTTTGAAATGAAAAAACCGGTGTTGGCCATCGAAGGCCTCACCGTGTCGTTCGACGGCTTCAAGGCGGTCGACAACCTCAACCTGTACATTGACCGCAACGAAGTGCGCGTGGTGATCGGCCCCAACGGCGCCGGCAAAACCACGGTGCTCGACCTGATCTGCGGCAAGACCCGCGCCACCAGTGGCAGCATCCAGTTTGACGGCCAGGAACTGACCAGGATGCGCGAGTACAACATCGTGCGGGCGGGGGTGGGGCGCAAGTTCCAGAACCCGTCGATCTACGAAAACCTCACGGTGTTTGAAAACCTCGAGATGTCGTATCCCGCCGGGCGCAAGGTCTGGGGCGCGCTGTTTTTCAAGCGCAGCGCCCAAGTGGTTGCGCGGGTGGAAGAAGTGGCGCGGGAAATCTTCCTCGGTGATTTGCTGCAACAGCAGGCCGACCTGCTGTCCCACGGGCAAAAGCAGTGGCTGGAAATCGGCATGCTATTGATGCAAGACCCGGAGTTGCTGATGCTCGATGAACCGGTAGCGGGCATGAGCGTCAACGAGCGCGCGCAAACCGCCGAGTTGCTCAACCGCATCAGCCAGGGCCGCTCGGTGCTGGTGATCGAGCACGACATGGAGTTCGTCAAAAGCATCGCGCATAAAGTCACGGTGCTGCACCAGGGCAAGGTGCTGGCCGAGGGCAGCATGGAGTCGGTGCAAAGCAACCCGAAAGTCATCGAAGTGTATTTGGGCCACTGA